A genome region from Geodermatophilus bullaregiensis includes the following:
- a CDS encoding carbon-nitrogen hydrolase family protein, whose protein sequence is MSGPRPAAGRPRVAVVQEPPAVLDLTAGVARAVAAVASAAADGAQLVVFPETWLTGYPAWVFGLAGWDDAGARHWYGRLLAQCPAVDGPELDPLRAAARRHGVLVAMGLNERSGAAGGSLYNSLLYVGRDGATLGVHRKLVPTHTERIVWAPSPDAAGLQVHSTEVGRVGGLVCWEHWQPVIRQALHAQDEQVHLALWPDMTEMHAVAARTYAFEGRCFVVSAAQFLTADDVPGDLREAYRLGVGPDTPATGTWFPGGSAVAGPDGSWLAEPLTGPGIVHAELDLELTTAFKHDLDVAGHSSRADLFSLTVDRRPRAAVSWRHADTPADVDARRTGNG, encoded by the coding sequence ATGAGCGGCCCGCGTCCCGCCGCCGGCCGCCCCCGGGTGGCCGTCGTCCAGGAGCCGCCGGCCGTGCTGGACCTGACGGCAGGTGTCGCGCGTGCGGTCGCTGCCGTCGCCTCTGCCGCCGCCGACGGTGCGCAGCTGGTGGTCTTCCCCGAGACCTGGCTGACCGGCTACCCGGCATGGGTGTTCGGCCTGGCCGGCTGGGACGACGCGGGGGCCCGTCACTGGTACGGCCGCCTGCTGGCCCAGTGCCCGGCCGTCGACGGGCCCGAGCTGGACCCCCTGCGGGCCGCGGCCCGCCGGCACGGCGTGCTGGTGGCGATGGGCCTCAACGAGCGGTCCGGTGCCGCGGGCGGGTCCCTCTACAACTCGCTGCTGTACGTGGGCCGCGACGGCGCGACGCTCGGCGTCCACCGCAAGCTGGTCCCGACCCACACCGAGCGGATCGTGTGGGCGCCGTCCCCGGACGCCGCCGGCCTGCAGGTGCACAGCACGGAGGTCGGCCGGGTCGGCGGCCTGGTGTGCTGGGAGCACTGGCAGCCGGTGATCCGCCAGGCGCTGCACGCGCAGGACGAGCAGGTGCACCTCGCGCTGTGGCCGGACATGACCGAGATGCACGCCGTGGCGGCCCGGACCTACGCCTTCGAGGGCCGCTGCTTCGTCGTCTCCGCGGCCCAGTTCCTCACCGCCGACGACGTCCCCGGGGACCTCCGCGAGGCCTACCGGCTCGGCGTGGGCCCCGACACCCCCGCCACGGGGACCTGGTTCCCGGGCGGCAGCGCCGTGGCCGGGCCGGACGGCTCCTGGCTGGCCGAGCCGCTCACCGGACCCGGGATCGTGCACGCCGAGCTGGACCTCGAGCTGACGACGGCCTTCAAGCACGACCTGGACGTGGCAGGCCACTCCAGCCGGGCGGACCTCTTCAGCCTCACCGTGGACCGCCGCCCCCGGGCGGCCGTCTCGTGGCGCCACGCCGACACCCCTGCGGACGTCGACGCACGGCGGACCGGGAACGGCTGA